Within Rhizobium sp. N324, the genomic segment AAGTCCGGCGATTCCGCCAAGGCCCAGCACGCGGTCGACGAATTGCTGCTCCGCATCGAGCGCATCGCGCTCGAACCCTATTCGATGACGACATCGAAGACGGTCGCCAGCCTGGAAGGCGATCAGCCGCATCCGAATTCCTCGCGCAGCGTTGCGCGCATGTGCGATTTCATCGCCGCCAATTTCCTGCACGACATCGATTCGGTCGATATCGCCCGTGCCGCCGACCTGCATCCGAAATATGCGATGAACCTGTTCAAGCGATCGACCGGCATGACGCTCAGCAAATATGTGACGCTGCTCAGGCTGTCGCGCGCCCAGGCGATGCTGATGAGCGAAGGCGCCAATGTGCTGACGGTGGCAATGGACAGCGGCTTCGGCTCGATCAGCGCCTTCAACAAATCCTTCCGCCACATCGCCGGCATGTCGCCATCGGACTTCCGCCGCGATATCCGGCTCGTGACGACGGTGCCCGCCGGCGCCTTCCGGAACTGAAGCGTCGCAACGTTTCAGGTTCGCTGCGCGCGCTCCTCCTTCTTCCGAGCAAAAAAACAGCCTATGGTGACGGCAGGCTGCGCACATTTTTTGCGCAAGTGCATGCGCAATGCGATGGCGCCACGGGCGGCGCCATGATGCCTCCAGTGAAATCAATGATTTGGAACCTGGCACGCCGCTTGCTTCGATATTTGCAGAGTTGGTGGCTAGGGTTCCGGCGTCGCAAGGCGTGACTGGTCCGAGAGCTGCCACCGGCAGGGGAGACATCCTGCCGGGTGCACGGCGGGATAAAAACCCGGGAGACCTCGTAAGCCAAGGGATTGGCGGCACGATGGTTCTTTGCCGATCCCTTTTTGATGAAAAGCAAAAGGGGAATTTCAATGCAGACTTTTTCGAAACTTCTTTCCATCACCGCACTGACGGCATCCTTGGCGCTGGGCCTCGGCTCCATCGCAAAAGCCGAACAGAAGACCGATTTCAAGGTTGCCTGGTCGATCTATGTCGGTTGGATGCCTTGGGGCTATGCCGCCGATCACGGCATCGTCAAGAAATGGGCTGACAAATACGGCATCAAGATCGAGGTCACCCAGTTCAACGACTACGTCGAATCGATGAACCAGTATACGGCCGGTGCCTTCGATGCCGTGACTCTCACCAATATGGACGGACTGTCGATCCCGGCCGCCGGCGGCGTGGATACCACAGCCGTGATCGTCGGCGACTTTTCGAACGGCAATGACGCGGTCATCCTGAAAGACAAGGCGAGCCTTGCCGACATCAAGGGCCAGAACGTCAATCTCGTCGAATTCTCCGTCTCGCACTATCTGCTGGCCCGGGCGCTCGAAAGCACCAAGATGACCGAGCGCGACGTCAAAGTGGTCAACACCTCCGATGCCGACATGGTCGCTGCCTACAAGACGGCTGACGTAACGGCTGTCGTCACCTGGAATCCGCTGGTCTCGACCATCCTCGAAGATCCCACGGCCAAGAAAGTGTTCGACAGTTCGCAGGTGCCGGGCGAAATCATCGACCTGATGGTCGCCAACACCGGCGTGCTGAAGGACAACCCGAATTTCGGCAAGGCGCTTGCCGGCATCTGGTATGAGACGGCAGCGCTGCTGACATCAGACAGCGCCGACGGCAAGGCTGCGCGCGAGGCGATGGGCCAGGCATCGGGCACCGATCTCAAGGGCTTCGAATCCCAGCTTGCCGCCACTAAGCTGTTTGCCAAGCCGGCCGATGCGGTTGCTTTTACCGCGTCGGGCAGCCTGCCGAAGACGATGGATCTCGTCCGCACCTTCCTGTTCGAAAAGGGTCTGCTCGGCAGCGGCGCGCCGTCCGCTGATGTGATCGGCATCGAAATGCCGGATGGCAAGGTTCTCGGCGACAACGGCAACATCAAGCTGCGCTTTACCGAGACCTACATGAAGGCGGCCGCCGACGCTTCGCTCTGAGCAATCTTCGAGCAGCGGCGTGGCTTGTCCACGCCGCCATCCTTCATCAGCGGAGCTTCTCTCATGCGTTGGATCAACACGAGGCCGAGCGGGGGTGCGCAGCTTGCCTTGACGCTGCTGCCCTTCGTGCTGCTGATCGTCGCCTATGCTTTCGGCTCGGCGGCGCGACTGGCGGAAAACGCCAACGACAAATTGCTGCCGGGCTTCGCAGATTTTGCCGATGCGATCAATCGCCTGGTCTTCGTCGCCGATCCGCGCACCGGCGAATACCTGCTCTGGTCTGATACGGCGGCGAGCCTGGTGCGGCTGTTTGCCGGTCTCGGCATCTCCACCGTCACTGCCCTCGTCATCGGCATGCTGATCGGCATGCTGCCTTATCTGAGGGCGCTGCTCTCTCCTTTCGTCGCCGTCATCTCGATGGTGCCGCCGCTGGCGCTGCTGCCGATCCTCTTCATCGCCATGGGGCTTGGGGAAGCCTCCAAGATCGCGCTCATCGCCATCGGCGTTGCGCCGACAATGATCCGCGACCTGGCGATGAAGGCGCTGGAGCTGCCGCGCGAACAGATCGTCAAGGCTGAAACGCTCGGCGGCTCATCCTGGCAGATCGGCCTTCGCGTCGTACTGCCGCAGATCCTGCCGCGACTGATCACCTGTCTCCGGCTTCAGCTCGGCCCGGCCTGGCTGTTCCTGATTGCGGCGGAGGCGATCTCGTCGGATTCCGGCCTCGGTTACCGCATCTTCCTCGTGCGCCGCTACCTCTCCATGGACGTGATCTTTCCTTATGTCGTCTGGATCACGCTGCTCGCCGTGATCATGAATTACATCCTCGATCGCATCCGTATTGCTCTCTTCCCCTGGTCTGAGGTGGAGAAGCAGGCATGAGCGAGCTAGTGATCGAAAGGGTCTGGAAGGAATATGGCGACCAGATCGTGCTTGAGAACGTGTCGCTGACCGTCGCCCCGCGCGCCTTCGTCGCGCTTGTCGGTCCGTCCGGCTGCGGCAAGACGACCTTCCTGCGCATGCTGCTTGGCCAGGAACGACCGACGCGGGGTGCCATTCGGCTGGATGGCGAAGCGCTGCCGCTCGAGCCAGGGCCGGATCGCGGCGTCGTTTTCCAACGCTACTCGGTCTTCCCGCATCTGACCGTGCTCGGCAATGTACTGCTCGGCCGCGAATTTTCTGCTGCGCGCTACAAGGCAAAACTGTTCGGCGCTGCCCGCCGCAGCGCCGTCGACGAGGCGCGGCGGTTGATCGGCGAAGTCGGTCTTGCCGGCGCCGAGGACAAATACCCGGCACAGCTGTCCGGCGGCATGCAGCAACGCCTGGCGCTGGCGCAGGCGCTGATCATGAAGCCGAAAGTGCTGCTGCTCGACGAGCCCTTCGGCGCGCTCGATCCCGGCATCCGTGCCGAAATTCATACCTTGATGAAGCGGCTCTGGCACGAAACGCAGATGACCGTCGTCATGGTGACGCACGATATGCGTGAGGCCTTCACGCTGGCGACGCGCGTCGTCGCCTTCGAGCGCAGGCGTGACCGTCCGGAGGAGAAGGAGCGTTACGGCGCGACCATCACCAAGGACATTTCCATCTGGCCGCCCCGGCTTGCCGGCGCGCCGTCCATCTTCAGCCCCGACCGGGACGGCCCGGTCATTTCTCTGGGCCATCGCCGGGACGACCCGGCTTCCAGTCCGTCAGGAGAAAAATCATGATGCATGTCAGGCGTTCGCCCGAAGAAATATCAGCCAACCGGCAGCGTTACGAGGAACATCAGAAGAAGGGGCTGGAATTCGCGCCGAAGGCTCTGCCGGCGCCGAGCGCCCTCCCCGCCCCCGCCATCGATGTCGCGGCGATCATCCACCAGGAAACCATCCCAGGCGGCTGGTACTGGTTGACCGCGCTGAAGCGCGGCGAAGCGCTCCGTATCGACCAGGGCGACGGCGGATCGACCGTGGCGCTCGTCGCCTGGAACGCCGCTGATGCGAGCGAAAGGCTCAATCTCGTCGATACGGTCAAGGTGCAGTGGACGACGGCCCTCGGCAAGGGACGCGTCATCTTCTCGGATATGGGCCGGGTGATGTTTTCGCTGATCGAAGACAGTTCCGGTGCCCATGACTGCCTGATGGGCGGCTCGACGGCGGCCTCGAACGCCGCAAAATATCCCGGCGTCAAGACCCGCAACACCCGCGACAATCTCGTGCTCGTCGCCGGCAAGCTCGGTCTCACCAGGCGCGACATCCCGGCGATCCTCAATCTCTTCGCCCCCGTCCGCGTCGACGATGACGGTGGCTTCCACTGGCGCGGCAGACTTTCCAACAGCGGCGATTATGCCGAACTGCGCGCCGAAATGGACATGATCGTCGGCTTCTCCAATTGCCCGCACCCGCTCGATCCCGATCCGGTCTATGCGCCGAAGCCGGTCATCGTCACGCGCTTTCGTGCCGCCGCGCCCGCGGCCGACGACCTGTCGCGTACGGCAACTGCCGAAGCCGTTCGCGGCTTCGAGAACAACGCCTCGATGCTGGCCTGAGGAGGAATGACGATGACCGATTTCATCAAGACGTCAGCTTCACGCAGCCTCGAAACCGCCGTGCAGGATTATTTCGTCCCGGCCGAAGCGCCGTGGTCCGGCATCGTGCGCAAGGGTCAGACGATCCGCATCGAAGACAGCTACGGCCAGCAGGCGATCGACACGCTGTTTTATCGCGCCGATGATTTTGCCGAGCGCTATTCCAATCAGGACACGATGCGGGCACAGGGCGGTGCCTATATCGGCGCCGGCACGAAGATCGTCTCGAATGAGGGCAACGTCATGCTTGTCATGACGGCCGACAGCTGCGGCCGGCATGATACCTCCGCCGGCGCCTGCTCCTGCGAAAGCAACACCGTGCGCTTCGGCCATGGCACGAAATACCTGCATGCCTGCCGCGACAATTTCGTGCTCGAGGTGACCCGGCACGGCATGAGCAAGCGCGACATCGTGCCGAACATCAATTTCTTCATGAATGTCCCGATCAAGCCTAATGGCGAGATGACCATCGTCGACGGCATTTCCGCGCCCGGCGACTATGTCGAACTGGTGGCTGAAATGGACGTGCTCTGCGTCATCTCCAACTGCCCGCAGGTCAACAATCCCTGCAACGGCTTCGATCCGACACCGATCCGCGTGCTGATCTGGGACGGCGAGGGCTGATCGATGTTCGCTAAGATTCTCATCGCCAATCGTGGCGAAATCGCCGTCCGGGTGATCCGGACATTGAAGAGGATGGGCATCGCCTCGGTTGCCGTCTATTCCGATGCCGATCGCTTCTCGACGCCGGCGCTGCTCGCCGACGAAGCCGTGCGCCTCGGCCCGGCGCCTGCTGGAGAAAGCTATCTCAACGTCGATGCGGTCATCGCCGCCTGCAAGGCGACGGGCGCCGAGGCTGTGCATCCCGGTTATGGCTTCCTCTCAGAAAATATCGGCTTTGCCGAGCGGCTCGCCGCGGAAGGCATAGCCTTCATCGGCCCGCGACCGGAGCATCTGTCGGCTTTCGGTCTGAAGCACACGGCGCGTGAATTGGCGAAAGCGAGCGGCGTGCCGCTGCTGCCGGGCACCGATCTGCTGCGAAGTGTCGAAGAGGCGTTCTTGGCGGCCGAAACCGTCGGTTATCCCGTCATGCTGAAAAGCACGGCGGGCGGCGGCGGCATCGGCATGCAGCTTTGCGCCGATGCGGCCGGTCTCAAGGCCTCTTTCGAAAGCGTACAGCGAACGGCGCGCGCCAGCTTCGGCGATGCGCGTGTCTATATCGAGCGTTTCGTTGCCGAAGCCCGCCATGTCGAGGTGCAGATCTTCGGCGACGGCAAGGGCACAGTGATCGCGCTCGGAGAGCGCGACTGCTCGCTGCAGAGGCGAAACCAGAAGGTCGTCGAGGAAACGCCTGCCTGTGGCCTGTCCGCGGAAACACGGGCGCGGCTGCACAAGGCGGCGGTCGATTTGGCAGCTTCGGTCTCCTATGAATCGGCCGGCACCGTCGAATTCATCTATGATCCCCATCGCGAGGAATTCTATTTCCTCGAGGTCAACACCCGACTTCAGGTCGAGCATCCCGTCACCGAAGCCGTCTTCGGCATCGATCTCGTCGAGTGGATGATCCGGCAGGCGGCGGGCGAGGACGTGCTCTCGGGCGCTGGGGACCTGACGCCGAATGGTGCGGCGATCGAAATGCGCATCTATGCCGAGATGCCGCATGCCGATTTCCGCCCGAGCGCCGGCCTGCTCACCGAGGTTGTCTTTCCCAACGATGCCCGTGTCGACGGCTGGATCGAGACGGGAACCGAGGTGACACCATTCTACGACCCGATGCTTGCCAAGCTGATCGTGACAGCGGAAGACCGGCCGGCGGCGATCGAGAAGCTGAAGGCAGCGCTTGCCGCGACAGCGATATCAGGCATCGAAACCAATCTCGGTTATCTCAGGGCGATTGCCGCTTCCGAACTGCTTGCCGGCGGTAAGGTGGCGACGACGGCGCTACGCGGCTTCGCCTTCATTCCCGATATCGTCGAGGTTATCGCACCCGGTGCGCAATCGAGCATTCAGGAACTGCCGGGCCGGCTCGGCCTGTGGCATGTCGGCGTGCCGCCAAGCGGGCCGATGGACGAGCGCTCCTTCCGCCATGCCAACCGGCTGGTTGGCAATGCCGATGAGACGGCCGCGCTGGAACTGACGGTTTCCGGTCCGACGCTGCGATTTTATGCCGACCAAACGATCGCCCTTGCCGGGGCGCGGATGGCGATGACGTGCGATGGGGTCAGGCTTCCCCACGACGAGCCGGTCCTGATCCGGGCTGGTCAGGTTCTGTCGGTGGGTACGATTGAAGGACCGGGGCAACGCGCCTATGTTGCCGTTGCCGGCGGTTTTGCCGCGCCTGTCGTGCTTGGTTCACGGGCGACTTTCGGCCTTGGCCAATTCGGCGGCAACGCCACCGGTACGCTGAAGACGGGGCATGTGCTGCATTTCGCCCGGCAGGCGCCGGTGGAACCGGCCAAACCTGCAGCGGAGCCGGCTGCCTTGTCCCGAGAATGGGAAGTCGGCGTCGTCTACGGTCCGCATGGCGCACCGGATTTCTTTCAGAACAGTGATATCGAGACGCTGTTCTCCGCAGCTTACGAAGTGCATTTCAACAGCGCCCGCACCGGTGTGCGCCTCATCGGCCCCGCCCCGCTTTGGGCACGCCGTGACGGTGGCGAGGCGGGGCTTCACCCGTCCAACCTGCACGATAATGCCTATGCGATCGGCGCGATCGATTTCACCGGCGATATGCCGATCATTCTCGGGCCTGACGGTCCGAGCCTTGGCGGTTTCGTCTGCCCGGCGGTGATCGCCCGCGACGAGCAATGGAAGATGGGGCAATTCAAGCCGGGCGACCGGATCCGTTTTCATGCGGTGGCCCGGCCGCAAGACCCGATCGCCGGCCCGGCGGTGTGGCGGACTGCGGAAGAGACGGGTTCGCCGATCGTCGGCGTCAGCAATGACGGCCCGGTCTCGGTCGCCTATCGCCGCCAGGGCGACGACAATCTGCTCGTCGAATATGGGCCGATGTCGCTCGATATTGCGCTGCGACTGCGGGTTCATCTGCTGATGCAGGCCGTCGTCGATGCCCGCTTGCCTGGTATCGTCGATCTCACGCCAGGCATCCGCTCGCTGCAGATCCATTATGACGGCACGCAGCTGACGCGCCGGCGCCTGCTCGGGCTGCTCGCCGAGATCGAGACGACGCTTCCGGCGGCACAGGATGTCAAGGTGCCGAGCCGGATCGTGCATCTGCCGCTGTCGTGGAACGATCCGGATGCGGCGCTTGCGATGCGCAAATATCAGGAGCTCGTCCGCCCAAACGCGCCCTGGTGCCCCGATAACATCGAGTTCATCCGCCGCATCAACGGTCTTCCCGACGAACAGGCCGTCCGCGATATCGTCTTCAATGCGAGCTACTTCGTCCTGGGACTCGGTGATGTCTATCTCGGGGCTCCGGTTGCGACCCCGATCGACCCGCGCCATCGTCTCGTCACGACCAAATACAATCCCGCCCGCACCTGGACGCCGGAAAACGCGGTCGGCATCGGCGGCGCCTATATGTGCATCTACGGCATGGAAGGACCGGGCGGCTATCAGCTCTTCGGCCGGACCATCCAGGTCTGGAACACATGGCGGGAAACGCCGGCCTTCGCTAGGGGCAAGCCCTGGCTCCTGAACTTCTTCGACCAGATCCGTTTCTTCCCGGTCAGCAATCAAGAGCTGACGGAGGCGCGCGCCGCCTTCCCGCATGGCGGCTATCCTGTCAGGATCGAAGAGACGGAGTTCTCTTATGCCGCCTACGACAAGGAGCTGCAGGCGAGTGCGGCATCCATCAGCCGCTTCAAGGCGACGCAGCAGGCGGCCTTCGATGCCGAACGCCAGCACTGGAAGGAAGCCGGGCTCGACAGCTTCGTCGCAGGTGAAGGCACGAGCGAAAATCCGGACGCAGATATTCCCGACGGATGCTTCGGCGTCGCCAGCGCCGTGCCCGGCAATATCTGGAAATTGCTGGTCGAGCCGGGCGCCCCGGTTGCGGCCGGCGACACACTTGCCATCATCGAATCGATGAAAATGGAAATCAACGTCACCGCCCATGCGGCAGGCCGCGTCCGCGACCTGCGCGCCGTGCCGGGTAGAAACGTCAAAGCCGGCGATATCATCGTCGTCCTGGAGGAATGCTGACATGCTGCCGACCATTCTCGATCTCTCAAGCCTTCGTTCAGCCTATCGATCCGGCCTGACGCCGCTCGACATCGTCGAAGAGGTGATTGCCCGCCGCGCCGCCTCGGAAGATCCGGCAATCTTTATCACCCCGGTGCCGGATGACGAATTGCGCTCTGCCGCCAAAGCGCTGATGGCGCGCGCGCCTGAGGCAAACAGCCTGCCGCTCTGGGGCGTACCGTTCGCGGTGAAGGACAACATCGATGCCGCCGGCCTGCCGACGACCGCCGCCTGCCCTGCCTATGAATATCGGCCGAACGTCGATTCCACCGTCGTTGCCAGATTGAAGGCAGCCGGCGCCATCGTGATCGGCAAAACCAATCTCGACCAGTTCGCGACCGGCCTCAACGGCACGCGCTCGCCTTATGGGGCGCCACGTTCGGTCTTCGATGCGGCCTATATATCCGGCGGCTCGAGCTCGGGATCAGCGGTTACGGTTGCCTCCGGCCTCGCCGCCTTCGCACTCGGCACGGATACGGCAGGCTCCGGCCGCGTGCCGGCGGCGCTCAACAACCTGGTCGGCATCAAGCCGACGCCGGGGCTGCTCTCGAATACCGGCGCCATTCCGGCCTGCAGGAGTGTCGACTGCATCACGATCTTCGCGTCGACCGTCGGCGACGGCATTGCGATCCGCAAGGTTGCCGAGGGGTTTGACGCCGCCGATCCTTTCTCGCGTCGAGCCAAGCCGGCGAAGTTGCCGGTGTCGGGGTTGCGCATCGGCGTCCTGACCGGCGCGGAACGGGAATTCTTCGGCGACAAGGAGGTGGAGGCGCTTTACGACCAGGCGATCGAGCGGGCCAGAGCGCTCGGCGCGACCATCGTTGCTTTCGACTACGCACCTTTCCGCGAGGCCGCCGCCCTCCTTTACGACGGGCCGTGGGTCGCCGAACGCCTGGCGGCGGTCGAGGACTTCCTCGCCACGAATGCTGCCGATTTCGACCCGACGGTGCGGGGGATTATCGAGGGGGCCAGGGGCAAATCAGCGGTCGACGCTTTCAATGGCCGATATCGGCTGGAAGAACTGCGCCGAAAAACCGAGGCCGAATGGGAAAAGGCTGATGTGCTTCTGCTGCCGACCGCGCCGACCACCTACACGGTCGCCGACATGCTGGCCGATCCCGTCGTGCTCAACGGCCGTCTCGGCCGCTACACCAATTTCGTCAACCTGCTCGATTGCGCGGCGATCGCCGTTCCGGCCGGCTTCGGAAAGGGTGGCCTGCCGGGCGGTGTGACAGTGATCGCGCCTGCTTTCACCGATGACGCGCTGGCGCCGCTTGCCGATGCGCTGCATCGCGCCGCCGCCGCCGGCATGGGTATCGACCGGCAGGCGGCGATCCCTGAGGCGAGCCGCGTTGCGGCTGTCGATGACGGCTTCGTCGAGATCGTCGTCGTCGGCGCGCATCTGACCGGCATGCCGCTCAATCATGAATTGACCGTCGTCGGCGCCCGGCTGGTCAAGACCTGCAGCACATCTGGCGAATACCGTCTCTTCGTGCTGCCGGACACGGTGCCGCCGAAACCAGGCCTCATCCGGGAACCTGGCCGCAAGGGCGCCGGACTGGAGGTTGAGGTCTGGGCACTGCCGGCCGATGCCTTCGGGCACTTTGTCCAAAAGATCCCGGCGCCGCTCGGCATCGGAAAGGTGGCGCTTGACGATGGCACGAGTGTTTCCGGTTTTCTCTGCGAGGCACATGCGGTGAACGGCGCCGAAGACATCACCTCGCTCGGCGGCTGGCGGAGCTATATCAGCGCCAGATTGGCGAGCTGAGCGTGAGGAGCGAAAAATGGCGACGATGTTCAAACAGCTGGTTGCGCTTCTCCTGACGGGGCTGATCGCGCGAACCAGGGCGATCGGCAGACCCGGCCAGCGCTGAGGGCTTACCGCTTCTCTGCAAGTTCGATCTGAATACCGTCGGGATCGCGCAGAAAGGCGACCTTGTGCAGCACCTCGGTGTTAACAGCCAGGCGCGGCCGTTCCTTGATTTCGACACCGGCCTTTTCCAGCCGGGCGAAGGTCTCGTCGACGCTGTCGAACAGGAAGGTCAGATGACGCAGGCCGGCCGTACCATCAGGCACATCCACCGCCCTTGCTGCACCACCCGCCGGCGCGACGATTTCGAGCATGCCGCCGCCGGCGTCGATAAAGGCGATCTCTGCGCCGTCAGCCATGAGCTTGCGCAGATGCAAGTGCAGGCCGAGCAGGCCGCAGTAGAAATCGACCGTGCGGTCCATGTCGCTGACCGTCATGCCGACATGCTCGAAGGATTTCAGCATGAGCGACCTCCCTCGTTCAACTCGCAGCCGAACCCCGTTCTTCTTCCGGAAGCCAGGATCGGTAGAGCGGATGATCGGCGGCGATCGGCATCGGCGTCGGCCGGCCGGTGCGCTGCGAGAAATAAGCGGCCGTTACCAGCTCCAGCGAATTGCGGGCGTCCTGCAGCGTCACCGGCGGCTCCTTGTCCTCGATGATCGCCTTATGGAAGAGCTCGAACTGGCGGGTGTAGCCATCCTCGCCGGGCACATAGGCTGAGAGCGCCGCATCGATTTTCGCCTGGTGCTCCTCGGTTCCCGCGGTGAAGACCCAGGGATCGCGGCCCATCGTATAGGGTTCGAGGATGCTCTCGGCGACGAGATCGCCAAAGCAGAAGCGCAGACGGGAAATCTCCTTGCGCGAGCCGAGTGTCATCGACAGCGTCGCCAGCGAGCCGTTCTGCATCTTCACCGAAAGAGCCGCCGTATCCTCGACCTCGATCGGGTTGACCAGTGTCGCGCCATAGGAAAACACCTCGGCGCAGGGGCCGTGCACATAATTCAGCATGTCATGGGCGTGAATGGCGTGGCCGAGAAGCCCACCACCGAGCTCGGTCGCCCATTTGCCGCGCCACGGCACGGCGTAATAATCCGGCCCGCGCCACCAATGAGTCTCGATCGTCGTCAGGAACGGCTTGCCGGCCAAGCCGCTTTCGATCAACAGCTTCAGTTTCTGCAGGCCGGAGCCGTAGCGATACTGGAAGATCGGCATCAGCTTCCTGCCGGGGAAGCGCGCGAGGATGCGCTCCATCTCGTCGACCTCGGCGATCGAGCCGAAGAGCGGCTTCTCGCAGATCACATGCTTGCCGGATTCGATGCCCTTGCGGCAAAGCTCGAAATGCGAGCTCGGCGGCGTCGAGATGTCGATAATGTCGAGATCGTCGCGAGCAAACAGCGAATCCACATCCTGGGTATATTCGCCAATGCCGTATTCCTCGCACAGCGCCCTGCCGCGCTCCTCATCGAGCGAGCAGAGCACGGGGACGTCGAAGAGATCCTTGTTCCAGCCGAAACCGGCCAGATGCCGCGCGGCAATGCCTGCGCCGATGACGCCGACGCGTAGTTTCCTGGTCATGATATCCTCCTCAGCGAGCGCCGATGCGCGCGGCTTTCGACTGGGCGTCGAGCGAAAGGCGGCAGACTTCGAAAACGTGATCCTGGGTCATCGCCGTCTGCGTGCGGCTGCCGACATCGGCGGTGAAAGCGTCGAAATAATCGAGTTTTTCGCCGCTGCAATCGATATGGGTCATCTCCTTGCCGTTGACGAGAAAGAGGTGATCCTTGCCCGGCCGGCCGGCAATGTCGATGTATTTGCGCAGCTCGATATAGCCTTCGGTGCCGAGGATGGTGAGGCGACCGTCGCCCCAGGTCGGCAAAGCCTCCGGCGTGAACCAGTCGACCCTGATATAGCCCGCCGCTCTGTCGGAGCGCAGCAGCACTTCGCCGAAATCCTCGAAGGCGGGTTTGTCGGGCATGCCGAAATTGCCGATCGAGCTGGCGATGACTTCGCCCGATGTGGATCCGGTATAGAACAAGAACTGATCGACCTGATGCGAGGCAATGTCGACGATGATGCCGCCGAAGGCTTCGGGATCGAAGAACCAGTCCGGCCTGGTCGGCAGCTGGAGGCGATGCGGGCCGACGCCGAGCGTCTGGATTACCTTGCCGATCGCGCCCTCGGCGACGAGCTTGCCGGCCTTGACGGCGGAGCGCACGCAGTGGCGCTCGGAAAAGCAGATCGAGAAGATCTTGCCGGTCTCGGCGACAGTACGCCTGACCTCCTCAAGCTGGGCGAAGGTCGTGACCCCCGGCTTGTCGGTCATCACGTCCTTGCCCGCTTTCATCGCGCGGATGGCAAGCCCGGCGCGGTCGCGCGGGATCGCGGCAATGCAGATGACGTCGATCGACGGATCGTCGAAAAGCTTCTCCCGGTCGATCTGCGGCGCGTCGGGATAGGTCTTTTCGAAGGCTTCGCGCAATGCCGGCACCGAGGTCTGCGGGCAATAGCCGACGAATTCGCCGCCTGCGGCCAGCAATCCCTTCACGTGATCGAACGTATGCCCATGGTCGATTCCGACGACGGCAAATCTCAACATCGCTGCAATATCCTCCCGGGATTTTTGAGCGCCGGCTGAAGGCGGCATCCTTCATATCGAGCAAAACAGATAACGAAACTTGCCTC encodes:
- the uca gene encoding urea carboxylase encodes the protein MFAKILIANRGEIAVRVIRTLKRMGIASVAVYSDADRFSTPALLADEAVRLGPAPAGESYLNVDAVIAACKATGAEAVHPGYGFLSENIGFAERLAAEGIAFIGPRPEHLSAFGLKHTARELAKASGVPLLPGTDLLRSVEEAFLAAETVGYPVMLKSTAGGGGIGMQLCADAAGLKASFESVQRTARASFGDARVYIERFVAEARHVEVQIFGDGKGTVIALGERDCSLQRRNQKVVEETPACGLSAETRARLHKAAVDLAASVSYESAGTVEFIYDPHREEFYFLEVNTRLQVEHPVTEAVFGIDLVEWMIRQAAGEDVLSGAGDLTPNGAAIEMRIYAEMPHADFRPSAGLLTEVVFPNDARVDGWIETGTEVTPFYDPMLAKLIVTAEDRPAAIEKLKAALAATAISGIETNLGYLRAIAASELLAGGKVATTALRGFAFIPDIVEVIAPGAQSSIQELPGRLGLWHVGVPPSGPMDERSFRHANRLVGNADETAALELTVSGPTLRFYADQTIALAGARMAMTCDGVRLPHDEPVLIRAGQVLSVGTIEGPGQRAYVAVAGGFAAPVVLGSRATFGLGQFGGNATGTLKTGHVLHFARQAPVEPAKPAAEPAALSREWEVGVVYGPHGAPDFFQNSDIETLFSAAYEVHFNSARTGVRLIGPAPLWARRDGGEAGLHPSNLHDNAYAIGAIDFTGDMPIILGPDGPSLGGFVCPAVIARDEQWKMGQFKPGDRIRFHAVARPQDPIAGPAVWRTAEETGSPIVGVSNDGPVSVAYRRQGDDNLLVEYGPMSLDIALRLRVHLLMQAVVDARLPGIVDLTPGIRSLQIHYDGTQLTRRRLLGLLAEIETTLPAAQDVKVPSRIVHLPLSWNDPDAALAMRKYQELVRPNAPWCPDNIEFIRRINGLPDEQAVRDIVFNASYFVLGLGDVYLGAPVATPIDPRHRLVTTKYNPARTWTPENAVGIGGAYMCIYGMEGPGGYQLFGRTIQVWNTWRETPAFARGKPWLLNFFDQIRFFPVSNQELTEARAAFPHGGYPVRIEETEFSYAAYDKELQASAASISRFKATQQAAFDAERQHWKEAGLDSFVAGEGTSENPDADIPDGCFGVASAVPGNIWKLLVEPGAPVAAGDTLAIIESMKMEINVTAHAAGRVRDLRAVPGRNVKAGDIIVVLEEC
- the atzF gene encoding allophanate hydrolase produces the protein MLPTILDLSSLRSAYRSGLTPLDIVEEVIARRAASEDPAIFITPVPDDELRSAAKALMARAPEANSLPLWGVPFAVKDNIDAAGLPTTAACPAYEYRPNVDSTVVARLKAAGAIVIGKTNLDQFATGLNGTRSPYGAPRSVFDAAYISGGSSSGSAVTVASGLAAFALGTDTAGSGRVPAALNNLVGIKPTPGLLSNTGAIPACRSVDCITIFASTVGDGIAIRKVAEGFDAADPFSRRAKPAKLPVSGLRIGVLTGAEREFFGDKEVEALYDQAIERARALGATIVAFDYAPFREAAALLYDGPWVAERLAAVEDFLATNAADFDPTVRGIIEGARGKSAVDAFNGRYRLEELRRKTEAEWEKADVLLLPTAPTTYTVADMLADPVVLNGRLGRYTNFVNLLDCAAIAVPAGFGKGGLPGGVTVIAPAFTDDALAPLADALHRAAAAGMGIDRQAAIPEASRVAAVDDGFVEIVVVGAHLTGMPLNHELTVVGARLVKTCSTSGEYRLFVLPDTVPPKPGLIREPGRKGAGLEVEVWALPADAFGHFVQKIPAPLGIGKVALDDGTSVSGFLCEAHAVNGAEDITSLGGWRSYISARLAS
- a CDS encoding VOC family protein — protein: MLKSFEHVGMTVSDMDRTVDFYCGLLGLHLHLRKLMADGAEIAFIDAGGGMLEIVAPAGGAARAVDVPDGTAGLRHLTFLFDSVDETFARLEKAGVEIKERPRLAVNTEVLHKVAFLRDPDGIQIELAEKR
- a CDS encoding Gfo/Idh/MocA family protein, which gives rise to MTRKLRVGVIGAGIAARHLAGFGWNKDLFDVPVLCSLDEERGRALCEEYGIGEYTQDVDSLFARDDLDIIDISTPPSSHFELCRKGIESGKHVICEKPLFGSIAEVDEMERILARFPGRKLMPIFQYRYGSGLQKLKLLIESGLAGKPFLTTIETHWWRGPDYYAVPWRGKWATELGGGLLGHAIHAHDMLNYVHGPCAEVFSYGATLVNPIEVEDTAALSVKMQNGSLATLSMTLGSRKEISRLRFCFGDLVAESILEPYTMGRDPWVFTAGTEEHQAKIDAALSAYVPGEDGYTRQFELFHKAIIEDKEPPVTLQDARNSLELVTAAYFSQRTGRPTPMPIAADHPLYRSWLPEEERGSAAS
- a CDS encoding Gfo/Idh/MocA family protein, yielding MLRFAVVGIDHGHTFDHVKGLLAAGGEFVGYCPQTSVPALREAFEKTYPDAPQIDREKLFDDPSIDVICIAAIPRDRAGLAIRAMKAGKDVMTDKPGVTTFAQLEEVRRTVAETGKIFSICFSERHCVRSAVKAGKLVAEGAIGKVIQTLGVGPHRLQLPTRPDWFFDPEAFGGIIVDIASHQVDQFLFYTGSTSGEVIASSIGNFGMPDKPAFEDFGEVLLRSDRAAGYIRVDWFTPEALPTWGDGRLTILGTEGYIELRKYIDIAGRPGKDHLFLVNGKEMTHIDCSGEKLDYFDAFTADVGSRTQTAMTQDHVFEVCRLSLDAQSKAARIGAR